The Choristoneura fumiferana chromosome 11, NRCan_CFum_1, whole genome shotgun sequence genome includes a region encoding these proteins:
- the LOC141432643 gene encoding uncharacterized protein, translated as MFFGTITGLLLAAATYGKAENANPPHCTNLTKGTDYVYHYRFDYPVAYIHPGQKEVYQQLYCTNPPAVSVGSTVVCDWAAPPQVQFTLGDDYMHVVRQDPTGKFAGNAVIWTYQLCSHNHLLPDVYVSNKVNVTRV; from the exons ATGTTTTTTGGTACGATCACTGGGCTACTATTAGCAGCGGCAACATACGGCAAAGCGGAAAATGCCAATCCTCCTCATTGTACGAACCTGACTAAAG GTACAGACTACGTGTACCACTATCGTTTCGACTATCCCGTGGCGTACATTCATCCCGGTCAGAAAGAAGTGTACCAGCAA CTGTACTGCACCAACCCTCCGGCCGTGAGTGTGGGCTCTACAGTGGTCTGCGACTGGGCGGCGCCTCCTCAAGTCCAGTTTACCCTAGGTGACGACTACATGCACGTCGTGCGTCAAGACCCCACCGGCAAGTTCGCTGGCAACGCGGTCATTTGGACATATCAGCTCTGCAGCCATAACCATCTGCTGCCCGACGTATACGTCAGTAACAAAGTTAATGTCACCAGAGTTTAA
- the LOC141432644 gene encoding uncharacterized protein has translation MVLNDIFKCASALYEYGFHVNGEIESYNLTGRIPLYQPTYHLNLTHGKEGVKNNYTYISVEYEHESPLHIVYDPKKLSLSFYVRIPVKEIPFKIIGYSMPLK, from the exons ATGGTGctgaatgatatttttaaatgtgcaTCAGCGTTATATGAGTACG gGTTTCATGTCAATGGAGAAATCGAATCTTACAATTTGACAGGGAGAATACCGTTATACCAACCAACCTACCATTTGAATTTAACA CATGGCAAAGAGGGCGTGAAAAACAATTATACATATATTAGTGTGGAGTATGAGCACGAGTCACCGCTGCACATAGTATATGACCCAAAGAAATTGTCATTGTCATTTTACGTCCGAATCCCAGTGAAAGAGATACCATTTAAAATCATTGGCTATTCGATGCCATTGAAGTAA
- the Max gene encoding MYC associated factor X: MMSDDDRDIDIESDAENDSDSRTHGRNSSGASGYYSQAEKRAHHNALERKRRDHIKDSFTSLRDSVPALQGEKVASRAQILKKAAEYIQFMRRKNNSHQQDIDDLKRQNNLLESQSKPNLT; this comes from the exons ATGATGAGTGACGACGATCGTGACATTGATATCGAAAGTGAT GCTGAAAATGACTCCGATTCTCGTACTCACGGTAGGAATAGCAGTGGTGCAAGTGGATACTATTCCCAG GCGGAGAAGAGAGCACACCATAATGCATTGGAGAGAAAAAGAAGAGATCACATAAAGGATAGTTTTACATCATTAAGAGATTCTGTACCTGCATTGCAGGGTGAGAAAGTG gcAAGCAGAGCACAGATCTTGAAAAAAGCCGCAGAATATATCCAGTTCATGAGACGGAAAAATAACTCCCATCAGCAAGATATTGATGATTTGAAGAGACAAAACAATTTACTGGAATCCCAAAGTAAGCCGAATTTAACTTaa